One Vallitalea pronyensis genomic region harbors:
- a CDS encoding metallophosphoesterase family protein translates to MKILIISDTHGHIANATKIVKQITDFDRIIHLGDMEQDAEALDCMCPIPIDYVPGNCDYASKAPREKVLAFYGVKLFITHGHYYQVKWNLDTIIKEGRKKGVKIILFGHTHVAMEKNMDGITLFNPGSLTLPRDGKGPSYGVLEIEEDGKYHLTIKKLRKSIDIW, encoded by the coding sequence ATGAAAATACTTATAATAAGTGACACCCATGGTCATATAGCAAATGCAACAAAAATTGTTAAGCAAATAACAGATTTTGATCGAATTATACATTTAGGTGATATGGAACAAGATGCAGAGGCATTAGATTGTATGTGCCCCATACCCATTGATTATGTACCAGGAAACTGTGATTATGCTTCAAAAGCTCCTCGAGAGAAAGTATTAGCATTCTATGGTGTTAAGCTATTCATCACCCATGGACATTATTATCAGGTAAAATGGAATTTGGACACAATCATAAAAGAAGGAAGAAAAAAAGGTGTTAAGATTATTTTATTTGGGCATACACATGTGGCTATGGAGAAAAACATGGATGGCATAACACTTTTCAACCCGGGAAGTTTGACTTTGCCAAGAGATGGAAAAGGCCCTAGTTATGGGGTATTAGAGATAGAAGAAGATGGAAAATATCATTTGACAATAAAAAAATTACGAAAAAGTATTGACATATGGTAA
- a CDS encoding N-acetylmuramoyl-L-alanine amidase family protein — protein sequence MKRKWIIGVLVIIFLVRIPSVNVYGDTDKFYIRYDGAVHRYKGPFVKLIMDGEEIKTGDMPALIITEEIEGQQYARTLVPVREVCESIQLGATVEWNGEKQEIYISYEDKFIVLKIDDKKAMVNQEEIVLDVPAKIIQDASKKHGKTMVPLRFVVETFGYDIKWDSKTSTATMNKSIASGHTDGNTNDTIHNHTDDNADNHTDDNAHNTTDSHVDEDHDSNNTASENIDTLSSSHAKKTLPTALKDQPVIWRVTDEALSDIGNLYTESVLKKELHPTTNIKSVVYQEDTFKKYFTIKASSAITHAKKIFWDNKLIIDIENARWDMESFEQVFDNNPIITGVRSSQSSFEPDITRVVFDLKGEGYTFDVALAEDRQSIKVSVLSNTIYGIHLGQNNEGDYIKVMGVKSPDVKAFRLKQPDRIVFDLPHSTTLLSTLTSKDVMGQYVKTIRTAQFNEETTRVVVETDGQADFNISKSGEGYTMIQILEPSYSNIQYTNIDNPTIVLDKQGMTMDIGKVTYLNNYLKKEYVITLPGDYSSLFGKGNMNVSDGIMESININNDKGKTQLHIQSNRLYEFRIMEDEHHLYLKAFRPKELYAQIVVVDAGHGGKDPGTIGHGIYEKNPNLDMVLYAKEYLDKNENIKVYYTRLDDTYPTYDERIGLANDVEADFFVSIHNNYFGTEPNGTETHYWRDVDTQGLHSDELADIFQSSLMKQLDTRDRGTKESNFIVLRETHMPSVLLEVAFLSNTEDAKRIKSEAFKKKVGLAVYNAIVQTFDSFPTDR from the coding sequence ATGAAACGTAAATGGATCATAGGGGTATTAGTCATTATTTTTTTGGTGAGGATACCTTCAGTAAATGTATATGGGGATACGGATAAATTTTATATTCGGTATGATGGTGCAGTCCATCGGTACAAAGGACCTTTTGTTAAACTCATTATGGATGGTGAAGAAATTAAGACAGGGGATATGCCAGCCTTGATTATCACAGAGGAGATTGAGGGACAACAATATGCCAGAACATTAGTGCCTGTACGAGAAGTATGCGAATCTATTCAATTAGGAGCTACGGTTGAATGGAATGGAGAAAAACAAGAAATCTACATATCATACGAAGATAAATTTATTGTACTTAAAATAGATGACAAAAAGGCCATGGTTAATCAGGAAGAGATTGTATTAGATGTACCTGCAAAAATTATTCAAGATGCCAGTAAAAAACATGGGAAAACCATGGTGCCCCTCCGCTTTGTCGTTGAAACATTTGGTTACGATATTAAATGGGATAGTAAGACAAGTACGGCTACTATGAATAAATCAATAGCCAGTGGTCATACAGATGGCAATACAAACGATACAATACATAATCATACAGATGATAACGCTGATAATCATACAGATGATAACGCCCATAACACTACAGATAGTCATGTAGATGAAGATCATGATTCAAATAATACCGCAAGTGAAAACATTGATACCTTATCATCTTCTCATGCTAAAAAAACTTTACCAACTGCGTTAAAGGATCAGCCCGTTATATGGAGGGTTACGGATGAAGCATTAAGCGATATAGGTAATCTTTATACAGAATCTGTTCTTAAAAAAGAGCTTCATCCAACAACAAACATAAAATCTGTCGTTTATCAAGAAGATACATTTAAGAAGTACTTTACCATAAAAGCATCCTCTGCTATTACCCATGCAAAGAAAATCTTTTGGGACAATAAACTGATTATTGATATTGAAAACGCTAGATGGGATATGGAGAGCTTTGAACAAGTGTTTGATAATAACCCTATCATTACAGGTGTAAGATCCAGTCAGTCTTCATTTGAGCCAGATATAACACGCGTTGTTTTTGATTTGAAGGGTGAAGGGTATACATTTGATGTGGCTTTAGCGGAAGATCGACAAAGCATTAAGGTCTCCGTTTTAAGCAATACCATCTATGGCATACATTTAGGACAGAATAATGAAGGAGACTATATAAAAGTCATGGGTGTCAAATCACCTGATGTAAAGGCTTTTCGTTTAAAGCAGCCCGATCGTATTGTCTTTGATTTACCTCATTCAACAACTTTATTAAGTACACTTACATCAAAAGATGTTATGGGACAGTATGTTAAGACCATTAGAACAGCTCAATTTAATGAAGAGACCACGAGAGTTGTGGTTGAAACAGATGGACAGGCAGATTTTAATATCTCAAAATCTGGAGAAGGTTATACCATGATTCAAATCTTAGAACCTTCTTACAGTAATATTCAGTATACCAATATAGATAATCCTACCATTGTATTAGATAAGCAAGGCATGACCATGGACATTGGGAAGGTTACTTATTTAAATAACTACCTTAAGAAAGAATATGTTATTACCTTACCTGGTGATTATAGTAGTCTTTTTGGTAAAGGGAATATGAATGTCAGTGATGGCATTATGGAGTCCATAAATATTAATAATGATAAGGGTAAAACACAGTTACATATTCAATCCAACCGTCTATACGAGTTCCGTATAATGGAGGATGAACATCATCTATATCTAAAAGCTTTTCGACCAAAAGAACTCTATGCTCAGATTGTTGTGGTAGATGCTGGACATGGAGGAAAAGACCCAGGTACCATTGGTCACGGTATATATGAAAAAAATCCTAATCTTGATATGGTTTTATATGCAAAAGAATATCTTGATAAAAATGAGAACATAAAAGTTTACTATACACGATTAGATGATACATATCCAACATACGATGAACGGATAGGTTTAGCAAATGACGTGGAGGCTGATTTTTTTGTCAGTATACATAATAACTATTTTGGGACAGAACCAAATGGAACAGAAACCCATTATTGGCGGGATGTTGATACCCAAGGGCTTCATTCAGATGAACTAGCAGATATATTTCAAAGCTCTTTAATGAAACAACTGGATACCCGTGACCGAGGAACCAAGGAAAGTAATTTCATTGTCCTTCGTGAAACGCATATGCCAAGTGTACTTTTAGAAGTAGCATTTTTGTCCAATACAGAAGATGCTAAGCGGATAAAAAGTGAAGCTTTCAAGAAAAAGGTTGGTCTGGCAGTTTATAATGCTATTGTTCAAACATTTGACAGTTTCCCAACGGATCGTTGA
- a CDS encoding ATP-binding protein — MKLQYKMVILFSAILLFTVGITGYNTQNQLQKTIETQMGNNAMDLAVTIASLENIQKNLMKKDAEAIQSQIETFREKTRFQYIIVMDMDGIKYSYPYEVSIGKKYLSGGEEDVLKHGKAYTSADRNRFISAIRAFAPIDYQGEQIGAVLVGLLNDTVNREIEPYTRNFQIALVIALVLGIIFTFLMTTNIKKTIFGQEPKEISLLLGEKELILESIDTGIVAINSKQEITLMNDLAKKIFQVDQEVEQDIRMFDDRYAELLVSSMEEDETILHVDIQTRFNINLLCSFKPLKNHNDEIIGAVSTFQNKTEVKRMVEELGGMKHLTDNLRAQNHEFLNKLHIISGLIQLDEKEQAVKYIAELSEQRQEILGILTHNIKNVYVAGLLLAKYSKATENKIDFVVDKWSNMDKLPPHMSPDKFCSIVGNLIENAIEELLGKKQSKIYVKLTQDIEHVHLIVEDNGSGIAEDKREKVFERGISSKKGQRGYGLWIIHNYIEEAKGSIHLTSSEDGTSWEVWLPMKQI; from the coding sequence ATGAAACTACAATATAAAATGGTTATTCTCTTTTCAGCGATACTGCTCTTTACAGTGGGTATCACCGGGTATAATACCCAAAATCAATTACAGAAAACCATTGAAACCCAGATGGGGAATAATGCCATGGACTTAGCAGTCACCATAGCATCCTTAGAGAATATACAGAAGAACCTTATGAAGAAAGATGCAGAAGCTATTCAAAGTCAGATTGAGACATTTCGAGAAAAAACAAGGTTTCAATACATCATTGTTATGGATATGGACGGTATTAAATATTCCTACCCTTATGAAGTCAGCATCGGTAAGAAATACCTCAGTGGTGGGGAAGAAGATGTCTTGAAACATGGAAAAGCCTATACGTCAGCCGATAGAAATCGATTCATTTCTGCTATAAGAGCTTTTGCACCTATTGATTACCAGGGTGAGCAAATCGGTGCTGTATTGGTTGGTTTGCTAAATGATACGGTTAATCGTGAAATTGAACCTTATACGAGAAATTTTCAGATAGCCTTAGTCATTGCACTGGTTTTAGGTATAATCTTTACCTTTCTTATGACCACCAATATTAAAAAAACCATTTTTGGACAGGAACCAAAAGAAATTTCGCTTTTATTAGGTGAAAAAGAGTTAATTTTGGAGAGTATTGATACAGGGATTGTTGCCATTAATTCCAAGCAAGAAATAACCCTTATGAACGATCTTGCCAAGAAAATTTTTCAAGTGGACCAAGAGGTAGAACAGGATATTCGTATGTTTGACGACCGTTATGCAGAATTGTTAGTGAGTAGTATGGAGGAAGATGAAACCATCCTTCATGTGGATATTCAGACAAGGTTTAATATCAATTTATTATGCAGTTTTAAGCCTTTGAAAAATCATAATGATGAAATCATTGGTGCTGTATCCACTTTTCAAAATAAAACAGAAGTGAAGCGTATGGTGGAAGAATTAGGTGGGATGAAACACCTAACAGACAACTTGCGGGCTCAAAATCATGAGTTTTTAAATAAGCTGCATATTATTTCTGGGCTCATTCAATTGGATGAAAAAGAACAGGCGGTTAAGTATATTGCAGAGCTCTCAGAGCAACGACAGGAGATATTAGGCATCTTAACCCATAACATTAAAAATGTTTATGTGGCTGGATTATTGTTAGCGAAATATAGCAAAGCCACAGAAAATAAGATTGATTTTGTAGTGGATAAATGGTCCAATATGGATAAACTTCCTCCTCATATGTCCCCTGACAAATTCTGTTCCATAGTAGGTAATCTCATTGAAAATGCAATTGAAGAATTGTTGGGAAAAAAACAGAGCAAAATATATGTGAAGTTAACACAAGATATAGAGCATGTTCATCTTATTGTGGAAGACAACGGTTCAGGTATTGCCGAAGATAAGCGGGAAAAAGTGTTTGAACGAGGGATTTCATCCAAGAAGGGTCAGCGAGGTTATGGGTTATGGATTATTCATAATTATATAGAAGAAGCAAAAGGTTCCATTCATCTAACGTCTAGTGAGGATGGAACGTCTTGGGAAGTTTGGCTGCCCATGAAACAAATTTAG
- a CDS encoding N-acetylmuramoyl-L-alanine amidase family protein encodes MKRKMVTMALAMIFFVNILAVGVHATGDKLYIQYDGAIHRYKGPFVKLLMDGEEIKTGDMPAIIITEVIEGKSYARTLVPVREICESAPLGAAVEWNGQKQEVYISYKDKFIVLKINDKKATVNNEEVVLDVPAKIIKDVNKEHGKTMVPLRFVIETFGYDVKWDGATSTAVMTKPIIDHPDPEPDKDPDENPDTNPDTDPDKDPDDNQDPDIDPGESLDTLTSSTAKKPLPTALKDQPIDWMVSDEELKEISDTYTESIVKKELHPTTAIKSVEFKEETFKKYFTIKASSAITNAKKIYWNNKLIIDIENAKWDMTTYEQIFDNNPVITGVRSSQFSLNPDITRVVFDLKGEGYKFDVALSDDRQSIQVTVMRNTIYGMHLGQNDQGDFIKVYGVKSPDVKAFRLSHPDRIVFDLPNTTSLLSTLTSEAMGQYVKTIRTAQFNKETTRVVVETDGQADFDITQTGQGLTMIQILEPSYSNIQYTNLDNPTIVLEKNGATMDLNKVSYMDDYLKKENTISLPGDYSKLFGKGNIKVNDGIIDSIDVYNNNGKTQLHIKANHIYEFRIRQDEENIYLKAYRPKELYSQIVVVDPGHGADDPGANCNGLFEKDVNLDMVMYAKKHLDQHDDIKVYYTRLDDTYPTLGERAQLANDIEADFFVSVHNNSFGTKAHGTETYYLSYSDTEGLNAYELADIFHDSLIKELDTYDRGTKKGNFLVLRETDMPAVLLEVAFLSNTEDAKRLKSEVFKKKSGLAIYNSIVETFKRFPTGR; translated from the coding sequence ATGAAACGCAAAATGGTAACAATGGCTTTGGCAATGATTTTTTTCGTGAATATACTGGCTGTAGGTGTACATGCTACAGGAGACAAGCTATATATTCAATATGATGGCGCTATCCATCGTTATAAGGGACCTTTTGTTAAATTATTAATGGATGGTGAAGAGATTAAGACAGGGGACATGCCAGCCATTATTATCACAGAAGTTATTGAAGGAAAGAGCTATGCTCGAACACTGGTACCTGTTCGTGAAATATGCGAATCAGCACCATTAGGTGCGGCAGTTGAATGGAATGGACAAAAACAAGAAGTGTACATATCGTATAAAGATAAATTTATTGTACTTAAAATAAATGATAAAAAAGCCACTGTTAATAATGAAGAAGTTGTACTGGATGTACCAGCAAAAATCATTAAAGATGTAAATAAAGAACATGGTAAAACCATGGTGCCCCTTCGATTTGTCATTGAAACCTTTGGTTATGATGTAAAATGGGATGGAGCTACAAGTACGGCAGTTATGACCAAGCCTATTATCGATCATCCAGATCCAGAGCCGGATAAGGATCCCGATGAGAATCCAGATACTAACCCAGATACAGATCCTGATAAAGACCCGGATGACAATCAAGATCCAGATATTGATCCAGGTGAAAGCTTAGATACGTTAACATCTTCTACCGCTAAAAAACCATTGCCTACAGCTTTGAAGGATCAACCCATCGATTGGATGGTAAGCGACGAAGAATTAAAAGAGATTAGCGATACTTATACAGAATCCATTGTTAAAAAGGAACTTCATCCTACGACAGCTATAAAGTCTGTAGAATTTAAGGAAGAGACATTTAAAAAGTATTTTACCATAAAAGCATCATCAGCCATTACCAATGCAAAAAAAATCTATTGGAACAATAAACTCATCATTGATATTGAAAATGCAAAATGGGATATGACAACATATGAGCAAATATTTGATAATAACCCAGTAATAACAGGTGTAAGATCCAGTCAATTCTCATTAAATCCTGATATAACACGTGTTGTTTTTGACCTCAAGGGTGAAGGCTACAAATTTGATGTAGCCTTATCAGACGACCGACAAAGCATTCAAGTTACTGTTATGCGTAATACCATTTATGGGATGCATCTCGGTCAGAATGACCAAGGAGACTTCATAAAAGTTTATGGTGTTAAATCGCCTGATGTAAAGGCTTTTCGCTTAAGCCATCCTGACCGTATTGTTTTTGATCTGCCTAATACAACAAGTTTATTAAGTACGTTGACTTCAGAAGCCATGGGACAATATGTGAAAACCATTAGAACGGCTCAATTTAATAAAGAAACAACAAGAGTCGTAGTTGAAACAGATGGACAAGCGGATTTTGATATCACCCAAACAGGGCAAGGATTAACGATGATTCAAATACTTGAACCATCTTATAGCAACATTCAATATACCAATTTGGATAATCCAACCATTGTGTTAGAGAAGAATGGCGCCACAATGGATCTTAATAAAGTGTCCTATATGGATGATTACCTTAAAAAAGAAAATACCATATCTTTACCAGGTGACTACAGTAAGCTTTTTGGTAAAGGAAATATCAAAGTTAATGATGGTATTATTGATTCCATTGATGTTTATAATAATAATGGAAAGACCCAGCTCCATATCAAAGCTAACCATATTTATGAGTTCCGTATTAGGCAAGATGAGGAAAATATCTACTTAAAAGCATATCGGCCTAAGGAACTGTATTCTCAGATTGTTGTGGTAGACCCCGGACATGGCGCAGATGATCCTGGTGCAAACTGTAACGGTTTATTTGAAAAAGATGTTAATCTGGATATGGTGATGTATGCAAAAAAACACCTTGATCAACATGATGACATTAAAGTGTATTATACGCGATTGGATGACACATACCCTACTTTAGGTGAACGTGCACAATTAGCAAATGATATTGAAGCAGATTTCTTTGTCAGTGTACATAATAACTCTTTTGGAACAAAGGCACATGGTACAGAAACCTATTACTTAAGTTATTCAGATACAGAAGGATTAAATGCATATGAACTGGCCGACATATTCCATGATTCACTTATAAAGGAATTGGATACTTACGATCGAGGAACTAAAAAAGGTAATTTCTTAGTTCTGCGTGAAACGGATATGCCAGCTGTACTTCTAGAGGTAGCCTTTCTATCCAATACTGAGGATGCAAAAAGATTGAAAAGTGAAGTGTTCAAGAAAAAATCTGGACTAGCAATATATAATAGTATTGTAGAAACATTCAAGCGTTTTCCAACTGGGCGTTAA
- a CDS encoding GerMN domain-containing protein: MKRALILSAMLMLQIMQMATVKTSLFYYAWDENGQESMFEDTIEFDHQGNTEANLQFTLQRLFDNQDDHYSAIPEGVSIIQMLYINGSLDVEVSKDIMNYGGTAREVAMVNQILATVFAYEDIKTVTLLIEENGKLLVEGTEVNGYTREEWEERIE, translated from the coding sequence ATGAAGCGAGCACTTATTTTGTCAGCCATGCTGATGTTACAAATTATGCAGATGGCAACCGTTAAGACAAGCTTATTTTATTATGCATGGGATGAAAATGGGCAGGAAAGCATGTTTGAAGATACCATTGAATTTGACCATCAAGGGAATACAGAAGCTAACTTACAGTTTACATTGCAACGTTTATTTGATAATCAGGACGACCACTATTCTGCTATACCTGAAGGGGTTAGCATCATCCAAATGTTATATATTAATGGGTCTTTAGATGTGGAAGTCTCAAAAGACATCATGAACTATGGGGGAACGGCCCGTGAGGTAGCAATGGTCAATCAAATACTTGCTACAGTATTTGCATATGAAGACATTAAAACAGTTACATTATTAATAGAAGAAAATGGGAAACTATTGGTTGAAGGTACAGAAGTAAACGGTTATACTAGAGAAGAATGGGAAGAAAGGATTGAATAA
- a CDS encoding PAS domain S-box protein: MCKNLFNIKKMANILLKDICELVYVADPETYDILYVNKKLEDIIDSDDILQKKCYELLQGRSSPCSFCTNPILKKAKDKSYSWEYYNPVMDKFFLIKDKLIKWDDGRDVRLEYALDISHLKNMENKLKKRQCLEKLINDISNKFIGVIDFTNTIQDALKRIGDITRASRVYIFNISNGVMNNTFEWCADGVVSEMRYLQGLSVDDYTWWISLLEEQGVINIDDIEKIDDYLMEKRILQSQQIKSLLVFPTYRDSQINGFIGIDHTKEKRVWNEEDMSLLHVTSQIIGNAIERHYMEQKLRESERDYKDIFDNTGKPTVIIDRKYTIVLANGAFYALTGYDEQRVKNMILTDLFYTVDYTRVKSCMDNMEGGSQYKNIRIAILGYLQIPIDVVININKIEGSNRFLMSFIKIVIDDEGR; this comes from the coding sequence ATGTGTAAGAATTTGTTCAACATAAAAAAAATGGCTAATATTTTACTAAAAGACATTTGTGAACTTGTTTATGTGGCAGATCCAGAGACTTACGATATACTTTATGTGAACAAAAAACTAGAAGACATCATTGATTCAGATGATATATTACAAAAGAAGTGTTATGAATTATTACAGGGGAGGTCATCACCTTGTTCTTTTTGTACCAACCCTATATTGAAGAAGGCTAAGGATAAGAGCTACTCTTGGGAATATTATAATCCAGTGATGGACAAGTTTTTTTTAATAAAAGATAAATTAATTAAGTGGGATGATGGGCGAGATGTTCGCTTAGAATATGCTTTGGACATTAGCCATTTGAAGAATATGGAAAACAAGCTGAAAAAGCGGCAGTGTTTGGAGAAACTGATTAACGATATATCCAATAAATTTATTGGTGTTATTGATTTTACCAATACTATTCAAGATGCCCTTAAGCGGATTGGTGACATCACAAGGGCATCTCGTGTGTACATATTTAACATCTCAAATGGTGTCATGAACAATACCTTTGAGTGGTGTGCGGATGGTGTGGTTTCTGAGATGCGTTACCTGCAGGGCTTGTCTGTAGATGATTATACATGGTGGATAAGTCTTCTGGAAGAGCAAGGTGTCATTAATATAGATGATATTGAGAAAATTGATGATTATTTGATGGAGAAGCGTATATTGCAATCCCAGCAAATCAAATCCTTGTTGGTTTTTCCAACGTATCGGGATTCTCAAATTAATGGTTTTATTGGTATAGATCATACAAAAGAGAAACGGGTATGGAATGAGGAAGATATGTCACTCCTTCATGTCACATCACAGATAATCGGCAATGCCATAGAACGGCATTATATGGAACAAAAACTGCGAGAATCGGAAAGGGATTATAAAGATATATTTGATAATACAGGTAAACCCACTGTCATTATTGATAGAAAATATACCATTGTATTGGCTAATGGGGCGTTTTATGCTTTAACAGGTTATGACGAGCAACGTGTTAAGAACATGATACTTACGGATTTATTTTATACGGTGGATTATACAAGAGTGAAAAGTTGTATGGATAATATGGAAGGGGGAAGTCAATATAAGAATATTCGAATTGCCATTCTAGGGTATTTACAAATACCCATCGATGTGGTCATTAACATTAATAAAATAGAAGGTTCAAATCGTTTTTTAATGTCATTTATAAAGATTGTCATAGATGATGAGGGAAGATAG
- the rph gene encoding ribonuclease PH produces MSRIDGRDNQDTREVKITKNYIKYPEGSVLIEMGDTKVICNASVEERVPSFKKDSGEGWVTAEYAMLPRATLDRNNRDIQRLKKNNRSVEIQRLIGRAIRAVVDFKALGERTITLDCDVIQADGGTRTASITGAYVAFVLACKKLLKDGLIEKMPLSAYVAAISVGVVDGEVLLDLCYEEDSHATVDMNVIMTEHGAYIEVQGTGEQAPFTRVQLDALLKSAEKGIQELIEIQKEVVEA; encoded by the coding sequence TTGTCAAGGATCGATGGAAGAGATAATCAAGATACGCGAGAAGTGAAAATTACCAAGAACTATATAAAGTACCCAGAGGGTTCTGTGCTCATTGAGATGGGCGACACGAAAGTTATCTGTAACGCAAGTGTGGAAGAAAGAGTACCGTCATTCAAAAAAGATTCAGGAGAAGGATGGGTAACTGCTGAATATGCCATGTTGCCAAGAGCGACCTTGGATAGAAATAATCGGGACATACAACGCCTTAAGAAAAATAACCGTTCCGTAGAAATACAACGATTGATTGGTAGAGCAATTCGAGCTGTTGTGGACTTTAAAGCCTTAGGAGAACGAACAATAACGTTGGATTGTGATGTGATACAGGCAGATGGTGGGACAAGGACAGCATCCATAACGGGAGCCTATGTAGCGTTTGTACTGGCCTGTAAAAAACTCTTAAAAGATGGCTTAATTGAAAAAATGCCTTTATCGGCTTATGTTGCAGCCATTAGCGTCGGTGTTGTCGATGGAGAGGTACTATTAGATTTGTGTTATGAAGAAGACAGTCATGCAACAGTTGATATGAATGTTATTATGACAGAACATGGAGCGTATATTGAAGTGCAAGGAACAGGCGAGCAAGCGCCATTTACAAGGGTGCAGCTAGATGCTTTATTAAAGAGTGCAGAAAAGGGCATACAGGAGCTTATAGAGATCCAAAAGGAAGTTGTAGAGGCCTAA
- a CDS encoding XTP/dITP diphosphatase yields the protein MTTKEKIIFATKNTGKIKEINEIMADSPYEVISMEDAGIHVTIIEDGTSFEENAIIKAKKVSEVAHCIVLADDSGLEVDYMDKKPGIYSARFGGEDTPYAIKNKMIIDHLENVSEALRTARFVCVIAAVFPDGDIRTSRGTIEGRIIEEERGQNGFGYDPIFYVPEYNCTTAEMDRALKNRISHRGKALRSMKEQLEERKS from the coding sequence ATGACCACAAAAGAAAAGATAATATTTGCAACAAAAAATACGGGAAAAATAAAAGAAATTAATGAAATCATGGCAGACAGTCCATATGAAGTAATATCCATGGAAGATGCTGGTATACATGTGACAATTATTGAAGATGGGACAAGCTTTGAAGAAAATGCCATTATCAAGGCCAAAAAAGTAAGTGAAGTTGCCCATTGTATTGTATTGGCTGATGATTCTGGGCTGGAAGTGGATTACATGGATAAAAAGCCAGGTATCTATTCTGCACGTTTTGGTGGAGAAGATACGCCTTATGCCATAAAAAATAAGATGATTATTGATCATCTAGAGAATGTTTCAGAAGCCCTCCGTACAGCCCGCTTTGTATGTGTTATTGCGGCTGTTTTTCCAGACGGTGATATACGAACCAGTAGAGGTACCATTGAAGGACGTATTATAGAGGAAGAAAGAGGGCAAAATGGCTTTGGGTATGATCCCATTTTTTATGTACCAGAATACAACTGTACCACCGCAGAAATGGACAGGGCATTGAAAAATCGCATCAGTCATCGAGGAAAAGCCCTTAGAAGTATGAAAGAACAATTAGAAGAGCGGAAATCATAG
- a CDS encoding response regulator, giving the protein MYKVLIVEDDPMVRQINEKFLEKMDGFVLEASVSTVQEGKDILAKSSVNLVLLDLFFPNEKGQDLIKWIRAHDYQCDVIMITADKSVKTIEELLRFGIVDYLIKPFTFERLKESLNRYKMRKQKFNDEKNIEQSQLDKYVFFEGDSEEKETMDDNPFSKHTYDKVLRYLQHHGDKSFTASEVADDIGVSRITARRYLDLLEKENLVVMDLEYGKIGRPKNKYRIK; this is encoded by the coding sequence ATGTATAAGGTTTTAATCGTAGAAGATGACCCCATGGTAAGACAAATAAATGAAAAATTTCTTGAAAAAATGGATGGCTTTGTACTTGAAGCAAGTGTCAGTACGGTACAAGAAGGAAAGGATATACTGGCAAAATCATCTGTGAACCTTGTACTGCTGGATTTGTTTTTTCCTAATGAAAAAGGGCAGGATTTAATCAAGTGGATTCGTGCTCATGATTATCAATGCGATGTGATCATGATTACGGCAGATAAGTCGGTAAAAACCATTGAAGAATTATTGCGTTTTGGGATTGTGGATTATCTCATTAAACCTTTTACCTTTGAAAGGCTCAAAGAGTCCCTTAATCGTTATAAGATGCGAAAACAGAAATTTAATGATGAGAAAAATATAGAACAATCACAGCTTGATAAGTATGTTTTCTTTGAAGGGGATTCGGAGGAAAAAGAAACGATGGATGATAATCCATTCAGTAAGCATACGTATGATAAAGTTCTTAGGTATTTACAGCATCATGGAGATAAAAGTTTTACGGCTTCTGAGGTGGCAGATGATATTGGTGTGTCTCGGATTACGGCAAGGCGTTATTTGGATTTGCTTGAAAAAGAAAATCTTGTGGTGATGGATTTGGAGTATGGTAAGATTGGGCGGCCGAAGAATAAGTATAGGATAAAGTAA